In the Salmo trutta chromosome 33, fSalTru1.1, whole genome shotgun sequence genome, one interval contains:
- the dtnbb gene encoding dystrobrevin, beta b isoform X7 — protein MIEEGSKRGKAMVEKRQLFMEMRAQNFDVIRLSTYRTACKLRFVQKRCNLHLVDVWNMIEAFRDSGLNTLDHNAEINVSRLETILSSIYYQLNKRLPTTHQINVEQSIGLLLNFMVATYDSEGHGKLTVFSMKSMLATMCGGKIVDKLRYIFSQISDSNGVMAFAKFDQFLREVLKLPTAVFEGPSFGYTEHSVRTCFPQQKKILLNTFLDILMADPPPQCLVWLPLMHRLANVENVFHPVECSYCRSESMMGFRYRCQQCHGYQLCQSCFWRGHANGPHSNQHQMKEHSSWKSPAKKLSHAISKSLGCVPIGEPPHPMFPEQSEKPQDTMAHTVQPKPVANNMNNTMLMSSGAPTPTKSVLESPSRLDEEHRLIARYAARLAAEAGNSTVSSSTQCPPTDLSFNFDANKQQRQLIAELENKNREILQEIQRLRLEHEQASQPTPEKAQQNPTLLAELRLLRHRKDELERRMSALQESRRELMVQLEGLMRLLKDEEQKQAAQTGGSPHSSPSHGAGCSMPMPIRSTSAGSTPTHTPQDCLAGVGGDVLEAFAHGVPRNLRNDLLVAADSITNTMSSLVKELHSVDDAAEEEDNNMRNGGLRDRAEAE, from the exons ATGATAGAGGAGGGCAGTAAACGAGGCAAAGCGATGGTGGAGAAGAGACAACTCTTCATGGAGATGA gGGCACAAAACTTTGACGTCATCAGGCTGTCAACCTATAGGACGGCCTGCAAGCTAAGATTTGTGCAGAAGAGATGCAACC TTCACTTGGTGGATGTGTGGAACATGATTGAGGCGTTccgtgatagtggtctgaacacGCTGGACCACAACGCAGAGATCAACGTGTCTAGACTGGAGACTATCCTGTCCTCGATCTACTACCAGCTCAATAAGCGTCTGCCCACCACACACCAGATCAACGTAGAGCAGTCCATCGGCCTGCTGCTCAACTTCATGGTGGCCACATACGACAG tgaagGCCACGGGAAACTGACCGTTTTCTCGATGAAATCCATGTTGGCAACCATGTGTGGAGGGAAAATAGTGGACAAACTACGTT ATATCTTCTCCCAGATCTCTGACTCGAATGGTGTGATGGCCTTTGCTAAGTTTGACCAGTTTCTGAGGGAGGTTCTAAAGCTGCCCACAGCTGTGTTCGAGGGCCCGTCGTTTGGATACACAGAACACTCCGTACGGACATGCTTCCCTCAACAG AAGAAGATCTTGCTGAACACGTTTTTGGACATTTTGATGGCAGATCCTCCCCCCCAGTGCCTCGTGTGGCTACCTCTCATGCACCGGCTCGCTAATGTTGAAAATG TCTTCCATCCCGTGGAATGTTCCTATTGCCGGAGTGAAAGTATGATGGGGTTCCGTTACCGGTGCCAACAGTGCCATGGCTACCAACTCTGTCAGAGCTGCTTCTGGCGTGGCCATGCCAACGGTCCCCATAGCAACCAGCATCAAATGAAGGAGCACTCCTCTTGG AAGTCTCCGGCTAAAAAGCTGAGCCACGCCATCAGTAAGTCTCTAGGCTGTGTCCCCATTGGAGAGCCACCTCACCCAATGTTCCCTGAGCAGTCAGAGAAACCGCAGGACACCATGGCCCACACTGT TCAGCCGAAGCCAGTGGCCAACAATATGAACAACACAATGCTCATGTCGTCTGGGGCACCCACTCCTACTAAAAG tgtctTGGAGAGTCCCAGCAGGCTAGACGAGGAGCATCGTCTGATTGCTCGCTACGCAGCGCGCCTGGCAGCTGAGGCAGGCAACTCCACAGTGAGTAGCTCCACA CAATGTCCTCCAACAGATCTGAGTTTCAACTTTGATGCCAACAAACAACAGAGGCAGCTAATAGCAGAACTAGAGAACAAGAACAG AGAGATCCTTCAGGAGATCCAGCGACTGCGTCTGGAGCATGAGCAGGCCTCCCAGCCCACCCCCGAGAAGGCCCAGCAAAACCCCACACTGCTGGCCGAACTCAGGCTCCTTAG GCACAGGAAGGATGAGCTGGAGAGGCGCATGTCAGCCCTACAGGAGAGCAGACGGGAACTGATGGTCCAGCTCGAGGGACTGATGAGGCTACTCAAG GATGAGGAGCAGAAGCAGGCA GCCCAGACAGGAGGCTCACCCCACTCTTCCCCCAGCCACGGGGCAGGCTGCTCCATGCCCATGCCCATCCGCTCCACCTCAGCTGGGTCCACCCCCACCCACACGCCCCAGGACTGCCTTGCCGGGGTGGGGGGGGACGTGCTGGAGGCCTTCGCTCACG GTGTACCTAGAAATCTTCGTAATGATCTGTTGGTCGCTGCAGATTCAATCACAAACACCATGTCATCACTCGTCAAGGAACTCCACTCAG TAGATGATGCTGCAGAGGAAGAGGACAACAACATGAGGAACGGAGGCCTAAGGGACAGGG CCGAGGCAGAATGA
- the dtnbb gene encoding dystrobrevin, beta b isoform X5 produces MIEEGSKRGKAMVEKRQLFMEMRAQNFDVIRLSTYRTACKLRFVQKRCNLHLVDVWNMIEAFRDSGLNTLDHNAEINVSRLETILSSIYYQLNKRLPTTHQINVEQSIGLLLNFMVATYDSEGHGKLTVFSMKSMLATMCGGKIVDKLRYIFSQISDSNGVMAFAKFDQFLREVLKLPTAVFEGPSFGYTEHSVRTCFPQQKKILLNTFLDILMADPPPQCLVWLPLMHRLANVENVFHPVECSYCRSESMMGFRYRCQQCHGYQLCQSCFWRGHANGPHSNQHQMKEHSSWKSPAKKLSHAISKSLGCVPIGEPPHPMFPEQSEKPQDTMAHTVQPKPVANNMNNTMLMSSGAPTPTKSVLESPSRLDEEHRLIARYAARLAAEAGNSTVSSSTQCPPTDLSFNFDANKQQRQLIAELENKNRSLREILQEIQRLRLEHEQASQPTPEKAQQNPTLLAELRLLRHRKDELERRMSALQESRRELMVQLEGLMRLLKDEEQKQAAQTGGSPHSSPSHGAGCSMPMPIRSTSAGSTPTHTPQDCLAGVGGDVLEAFAHGVPRNLRNDLLVAADSITNTMSSLVKELHSVDDAAEEEDNNMRNGGLRDRAEAE; encoded by the exons ATGATAGAGGAGGGCAGTAAACGAGGCAAAGCGATGGTGGAGAAGAGACAACTCTTCATGGAGATGA gGGCACAAAACTTTGACGTCATCAGGCTGTCAACCTATAGGACGGCCTGCAAGCTAAGATTTGTGCAGAAGAGATGCAACC TTCACTTGGTGGATGTGTGGAACATGATTGAGGCGTTccgtgatagtggtctgaacacGCTGGACCACAACGCAGAGATCAACGTGTCTAGACTGGAGACTATCCTGTCCTCGATCTACTACCAGCTCAATAAGCGTCTGCCCACCACACACCAGATCAACGTAGAGCAGTCCATCGGCCTGCTGCTCAACTTCATGGTGGCCACATACGACAG tgaagGCCACGGGAAACTGACCGTTTTCTCGATGAAATCCATGTTGGCAACCATGTGTGGAGGGAAAATAGTGGACAAACTACGTT ATATCTTCTCCCAGATCTCTGACTCGAATGGTGTGATGGCCTTTGCTAAGTTTGACCAGTTTCTGAGGGAGGTTCTAAAGCTGCCCACAGCTGTGTTCGAGGGCCCGTCGTTTGGATACACAGAACACTCCGTACGGACATGCTTCCCTCAACAG AAGAAGATCTTGCTGAACACGTTTTTGGACATTTTGATGGCAGATCCTCCCCCCCAGTGCCTCGTGTGGCTACCTCTCATGCACCGGCTCGCTAATGTTGAAAATG TCTTCCATCCCGTGGAATGTTCCTATTGCCGGAGTGAAAGTATGATGGGGTTCCGTTACCGGTGCCAACAGTGCCATGGCTACCAACTCTGTCAGAGCTGCTTCTGGCGTGGCCATGCCAACGGTCCCCATAGCAACCAGCATCAAATGAAGGAGCACTCCTCTTGG AAGTCTCCGGCTAAAAAGCTGAGCCACGCCATCAGTAAGTCTCTAGGCTGTGTCCCCATTGGAGAGCCACCTCACCCAATGTTCCCTGAGCAGTCAGAGAAACCGCAGGACACCATGGCCCACACTGT TCAGCCGAAGCCAGTGGCCAACAATATGAACAACACAATGCTCATGTCGTCTGGGGCACCCACTCCTACTAAAAG tgtctTGGAGAGTCCCAGCAGGCTAGACGAGGAGCATCGTCTGATTGCTCGCTACGCAGCGCGCCTGGCAGCTGAGGCAGGCAACTCCACAGTGAGTAGCTCCACA CAATGTCCTCCAACAGATCTGAGTTTCAACTTTGATGCCAACAAACAACAGAGGCAGCTAATAGCAGAACTAGAGAACAAGAACAG GTCCCTCAGAGAGATCCTTCAGGAGATCCAGCGACTGCGTCTGGAGCATGAGCAGGCCTCCCAGCCCACCCCCGAGAAGGCCCAGCAAAACCCCACACTGCTGGCCGAACTCAGGCTCCTTAG GCACAGGAAGGATGAGCTGGAGAGGCGCATGTCAGCCCTACAGGAGAGCAGACGGGAACTGATGGTCCAGCTCGAGGGACTGATGAGGCTACTCAAG GATGAGGAGCAGAAGCAGGCA GCCCAGACAGGAGGCTCACCCCACTCTTCCCCCAGCCACGGGGCAGGCTGCTCCATGCCCATGCCCATCCGCTCCACCTCAGCTGGGTCCACCCCCACCCACACGCCCCAGGACTGCCTTGCCGGGGTGGGGGGGGACGTGCTGGAGGCCTTCGCTCACG GTGTACCTAGAAATCTTCGTAATGATCTGTTGGTCGCTGCAGATTCAATCACAAACACCATGTCATCACTCGTCAAGGAACTCCACTCAG TAGATGATGCTGCAGAGGAAGAGGACAACAACATGAGGAACGGAGGCCTAAGGGACAGGG CCGAGGCAGAATGA
- the dtnbb gene encoding dystrobrevin, beta b isoform X9 has product MIEEGSKRGKAMVEKRQLFMEMRAQNFDVIRLSTYRTACKLRFVQKRCNLHLVDVWNMIEAFRDSGLNTLDHNAEINVSRLETILSSIYYQLNKRLPTTHQINVEQSIGLLLNFMVATYDSEGHGKLTVFSMKSMLATMCGGKIVDKLRYIFSQISDSNGVMAFAKFDQFLREVLKLPTAVFEGPSFGYTEHSVRTCFPQQKKILLNTFLDILMADPPPQCLVWLPLMHRLANVENVFHPVECSYCRSESMMGFRYRCQQCHGYQLCQSCFWRGHANGPHSNQHQMKEHSSWKSPAKKLSHAISKSLGCVPIGEPPHPMFPEQSEKPQDTMAHTVQPKPVANNMNNTMLMSSGAPTPTKSVLESPSRLDEEHRLIARYAARLAAEAGNSTVSSSTVSSSTQCPPTDLSFNFDANKQQRQLIAELENKNREILQEIQRLRLEHEQASQPTPEKAQQNPTLLAELRLLRHRKDELERRMSALQESRRELMVQLEGLMRLLKAQTGGSPHSSPSHGAGCSMPMPIRSTSAGSTPTHTPQDCLAGVGGDVLEAFAHGVPRNLRNDLLVAADSITNTMSSLVKELHSVDDAAEEEDNNMRNGGLRDRAEAE; this is encoded by the exons ATGATAGAGGAGGGCAGTAAACGAGGCAAAGCGATGGTGGAGAAGAGACAACTCTTCATGGAGATGA gGGCACAAAACTTTGACGTCATCAGGCTGTCAACCTATAGGACGGCCTGCAAGCTAAGATTTGTGCAGAAGAGATGCAACC TTCACTTGGTGGATGTGTGGAACATGATTGAGGCGTTccgtgatagtggtctgaacacGCTGGACCACAACGCAGAGATCAACGTGTCTAGACTGGAGACTATCCTGTCCTCGATCTACTACCAGCTCAATAAGCGTCTGCCCACCACACACCAGATCAACGTAGAGCAGTCCATCGGCCTGCTGCTCAACTTCATGGTGGCCACATACGACAG tgaagGCCACGGGAAACTGACCGTTTTCTCGATGAAATCCATGTTGGCAACCATGTGTGGAGGGAAAATAGTGGACAAACTACGTT ATATCTTCTCCCAGATCTCTGACTCGAATGGTGTGATGGCCTTTGCTAAGTTTGACCAGTTTCTGAGGGAGGTTCTAAAGCTGCCCACAGCTGTGTTCGAGGGCCCGTCGTTTGGATACACAGAACACTCCGTACGGACATGCTTCCCTCAACAG AAGAAGATCTTGCTGAACACGTTTTTGGACATTTTGATGGCAGATCCTCCCCCCCAGTGCCTCGTGTGGCTACCTCTCATGCACCGGCTCGCTAATGTTGAAAATG TCTTCCATCCCGTGGAATGTTCCTATTGCCGGAGTGAAAGTATGATGGGGTTCCGTTACCGGTGCCAACAGTGCCATGGCTACCAACTCTGTCAGAGCTGCTTCTGGCGTGGCCATGCCAACGGTCCCCATAGCAACCAGCATCAAATGAAGGAGCACTCCTCTTGG AAGTCTCCGGCTAAAAAGCTGAGCCACGCCATCAGTAAGTCTCTAGGCTGTGTCCCCATTGGAGAGCCACCTCACCCAATGTTCCCTGAGCAGTCAGAGAAACCGCAGGACACCATGGCCCACACTGT TCAGCCGAAGCCAGTGGCCAACAATATGAACAACACAATGCTCATGTCGTCTGGGGCACCCACTCCTACTAAAAG tgtctTGGAGAGTCCCAGCAGGCTAGACGAGGAGCATCGTCTGATTGCTCGCTACGCAGCGCGCCTGGCAGCTGAGGCAGGCAACTCCACAGTGAGTAGCTCCACAGTGAGTAGCTCCAca CAATGTCCTCCAACAGATCTGAGTTTCAACTTTGATGCCAACAAACAACAGAGGCAGCTAATAGCAGAACTAGAGAACAAGAACAG AGAGATCCTTCAGGAGATCCAGCGACTGCGTCTGGAGCATGAGCAGGCCTCCCAGCCCACCCCCGAGAAGGCCCAGCAAAACCCCACACTGCTGGCCGAACTCAGGCTCCTTAG GCACAGGAAGGATGAGCTGGAGAGGCGCATGTCAGCCCTACAGGAGAGCAGACGGGAACTGATGGTCCAGCTCGAGGGACTGATGAGGCTACTCAAG GCCCAGACAGGAGGCTCACCCCACTCTTCCCCCAGCCACGGGGCAGGCTGCTCCATGCCCATGCCCATCCGCTCCACCTCAGCTGGGTCCACCCCCACCCACACGCCCCAGGACTGCCTTGCCGGGGTGGGGGGGGACGTGCTGGAGGCCTTCGCTCACG GTGTACCTAGAAATCTTCGTAATGATCTGTTGGTCGCTGCAGATTCAATCACAAACACCATGTCATCACTCGTCAAGGAACTCCACTCAG TAGATGATGCTGCAGAGGAAGAGGACAACAACATGAGGAACGGAGGCCTAAGGGACAGGG CCGAGGCAGAATGA
- the dtnbb gene encoding dystrobrevin, beta b isoform X4: protein MIEEGSKRGKAMVEKRQLFMEMRAQNFDVIRLSTYRTACKLRFVQKRCNLHLVDVWNMIEAFRDSGLNTLDHNAEINVSRLETILSSIYYQLNKRLPTTHQINVEQSIGLLLNFMVATYDSEGHGKLTVFSMKSMLATMCGGKIVDKLRYIFSQISDSNGVMAFAKFDQFLREVLKLPTAVFEGPSFGYTEHSVRTCFPQQKKILLNTFLDILMADPPPQCLVWLPLMHRLANVENVFHPVECSYCRSESMMGFRYRCQQCHGYQLCQSCFWRGHANGPHSNQHQMKEHSSWKSPAKKLSHAISKSLGCVPIGEPPHPMFPEQSEKPQDTMAHTVQPKPVANNMNNTMLMSSGAPTPTKSVLESPSRLDEEHRLIARYAARLAAEAGNSTVSSSTVSSSTQCPPTDLSFNFDANKQQRQLIAELENKNREILQEIQRLRLEHEQASQPTPEKAQQNPTLLAELRLLRHRKDELERRMSALQESRRELMVQLEGLMRLLKDEEQKQAAQTGGSPHSSPSHGAGCSMPMPIRSTSAGSTPTHTPQDCLAGVGGDVLEAFAHGVPRNLRNDLLVAADSITNTMSSLVKELHSVDDAAEEEDNNMRNGGLRDRAEAE from the exons ATGATAGAGGAGGGCAGTAAACGAGGCAAAGCGATGGTGGAGAAGAGACAACTCTTCATGGAGATGA gGGCACAAAACTTTGACGTCATCAGGCTGTCAACCTATAGGACGGCCTGCAAGCTAAGATTTGTGCAGAAGAGATGCAACC TTCACTTGGTGGATGTGTGGAACATGATTGAGGCGTTccgtgatagtggtctgaacacGCTGGACCACAACGCAGAGATCAACGTGTCTAGACTGGAGACTATCCTGTCCTCGATCTACTACCAGCTCAATAAGCGTCTGCCCACCACACACCAGATCAACGTAGAGCAGTCCATCGGCCTGCTGCTCAACTTCATGGTGGCCACATACGACAG tgaagGCCACGGGAAACTGACCGTTTTCTCGATGAAATCCATGTTGGCAACCATGTGTGGAGGGAAAATAGTGGACAAACTACGTT ATATCTTCTCCCAGATCTCTGACTCGAATGGTGTGATGGCCTTTGCTAAGTTTGACCAGTTTCTGAGGGAGGTTCTAAAGCTGCCCACAGCTGTGTTCGAGGGCCCGTCGTTTGGATACACAGAACACTCCGTACGGACATGCTTCCCTCAACAG AAGAAGATCTTGCTGAACACGTTTTTGGACATTTTGATGGCAGATCCTCCCCCCCAGTGCCTCGTGTGGCTACCTCTCATGCACCGGCTCGCTAATGTTGAAAATG TCTTCCATCCCGTGGAATGTTCCTATTGCCGGAGTGAAAGTATGATGGGGTTCCGTTACCGGTGCCAACAGTGCCATGGCTACCAACTCTGTCAGAGCTGCTTCTGGCGTGGCCATGCCAACGGTCCCCATAGCAACCAGCATCAAATGAAGGAGCACTCCTCTTGG AAGTCTCCGGCTAAAAAGCTGAGCCACGCCATCAGTAAGTCTCTAGGCTGTGTCCCCATTGGAGAGCCACCTCACCCAATGTTCCCTGAGCAGTCAGAGAAACCGCAGGACACCATGGCCCACACTGT TCAGCCGAAGCCAGTGGCCAACAATATGAACAACACAATGCTCATGTCGTCTGGGGCACCCACTCCTACTAAAAG tgtctTGGAGAGTCCCAGCAGGCTAGACGAGGAGCATCGTCTGATTGCTCGCTACGCAGCGCGCCTGGCAGCTGAGGCAGGCAACTCCACAGTGAGTAGCTCCACAGTGAGTAGCTCCAca CAATGTCCTCCAACAGATCTGAGTTTCAACTTTGATGCCAACAAACAACAGAGGCAGCTAATAGCAGAACTAGAGAACAAGAACAG AGAGATCCTTCAGGAGATCCAGCGACTGCGTCTGGAGCATGAGCAGGCCTCCCAGCCCACCCCCGAGAAGGCCCAGCAAAACCCCACACTGCTGGCCGAACTCAGGCTCCTTAG GCACAGGAAGGATGAGCTGGAGAGGCGCATGTCAGCCCTACAGGAGAGCAGACGGGAACTGATGGTCCAGCTCGAGGGACTGATGAGGCTACTCAAG GATGAGGAGCAGAAGCAGGCA GCCCAGACAGGAGGCTCACCCCACTCTTCCCCCAGCCACGGGGCAGGCTGCTCCATGCCCATGCCCATCCGCTCCACCTCAGCTGGGTCCACCCCCACCCACACGCCCCAGGACTGCCTTGCCGGGGTGGGGGGGGACGTGCTGGAGGCCTTCGCTCACG GTGTACCTAGAAATCTTCGTAATGATCTGTTGGTCGCTGCAGATTCAATCACAAACACCATGTCATCACTCGTCAAGGAACTCCACTCAG TAGATGATGCTGCAGAGGAAGAGGACAACAACATGAGGAACGGAGGCCTAAGGGACAGGG CCGAGGCAGAATGA
- the dtnbb gene encoding dystrobrevin, beta b isoform X6 yields the protein MIEEGSKRGKAMVEKRQLFMEMRAQNFDVIRLSTYRTACKLRFVQKRCNLHLVDVWNMIEAFRDSGLNTLDHNAEINVSRLETILSSIYYQLNKRLPTTHQINVEQSIGLLLNFMVATYDSEGHGKLTVFSMKSMLATMCGGKIVDKLRYIFSQISDSNGVMAFAKFDQFLREVLKLPTAVFEGPSFGYTEHSVRTCFPQQKKILLNTFLDILMADPPPQCLVWLPLMHRLANVENVFHPVECSYCRSESMMGFRYRCQQCHGYQLCQSCFWRGHANGPHSNQHQMKEHSSWKSPAKKLSHAISKSLGCVPIGEPPHPMFPEQSEKPQDTMAHTVQPKPVANNMNNTMLMSSGAPTPTKSVLESPSRLDEEHRLIARYAARLAAEAGNSTVSSSTVSSSTQCPPTDLSFNFDANKQQRQLIAELENKNRSLREILQEIQRLRLEHEQASQPTPEKAQQNPTLLAELRLLRHRKDELERRMSALQESRRELMVQLEGLMRLLKAQTGGSPHSSPSHGAGCSMPMPIRSTSAGSTPTHTPQDCLAGVGGDVLEAFAHGVPRNLRNDLLVAADSITNTMSSLVKELHSVDDAAEEEDNNMRNGGLRDRAEAE from the exons ATGATAGAGGAGGGCAGTAAACGAGGCAAAGCGATGGTGGAGAAGAGACAACTCTTCATGGAGATGA gGGCACAAAACTTTGACGTCATCAGGCTGTCAACCTATAGGACGGCCTGCAAGCTAAGATTTGTGCAGAAGAGATGCAACC TTCACTTGGTGGATGTGTGGAACATGATTGAGGCGTTccgtgatagtggtctgaacacGCTGGACCACAACGCAGAGATCAACGTGTCTAGACTGGAGACTATCCTGTCCTCGATCTACTACCAGCTCAATAAGCGTCTGCCCACCACACACCAGATCAACGTAGAGCAGTCCATCGGCCTGCTGCTCAACTTCATGGTGGCCACATACGACAG tgaagGCCACGGGAAACTGACCGTTTTCTCGATGAAATCCATGTTGGCAACCATGTGTGGAGGGAAAATAGTGGACAAACTACGTT ATATCTTCTCCCAGATCTCTGACTCGAATGGTGTGATGGCCTTTGCTAAGTTTGACCAGTTTCTGAGGGAGGTTCTAAAGCTGCCCACAGCTGTGTTCGAGGGCCCGTCGTTTGGATACACAGAACACTCCGTACGGACATGCTTCCCTCAACAG AAGAAGATCTTGCTGAACACGTTTTTGGACATTTTGATGGCAGATCCTCCCCCCCAGTGCCTCGTGTGGCTACCTCTCATGCACCGGCTCGCTAATGTTGAAAATG TCTTCCATCCCGTGGAATGTTCCTATTGCCGGAGTGAAAGTATGATGGGGTTCCGTTACCGGTGCCAACAGTGCCATGGCTACCAACTCTGTCAGAGCTGCTTCTGGCGTGGCCATGCCAACGGTCCCCATAGCAACCAGCATCAAATGAAGGAGCACTCCTCTTGG AAGTCTCCGGCTAAAAAGCTGAGCCACGCCATCAGTAAGTCTCTAGGCTGTGTCCCCATTGGAGAGCCACCTCACCCAATGTTCCCTGAGCAGTCAGAGAAACCGCAGGACACCATGGCCCACACTGT TCAGCCGAAGCCAGTGGCCAACAATATGAACAACACAATGCTCATGTCGTCTGGGGCACCCACTCCTACTAAAAG tgtctTGGAGAGTCCCAGCAGGCTAGACGAGGAGCATCGTCTGATTGCTCGCTACGCAGCGCGCCTGGCAGCTGAGGCAGGCAACTCCACAGTGAGTAGCTCCACAGTGAGTAGCTCCAca CAATGTCCTCCAACAGATCTGAGTTTCAACTTTGATGCCAACAAACAACAGAGGCAGCTAATAGCAGAACTAGAGAACAAGAACAG GTCCCTCAGAGAGATCCTTCAGGAGATCCAGCGACTGCGTCTGGAGCATGAGCAGGCCTCCCAGCCCACCCCCGAGAAGGCCCAGCAAAACCCCACACTGCTGGCCGAACTCAGGCTCCTTAG GCACAGGAAGGATGAGCTGGAGAGGCGCATGTCAGCCCTACAGGAGAGCAGACGGGAACTGATGGTCCAGCTCGAGGGACTGATGAGGCTACTCAAG GCCCAGACAGGAGGCTCACCCCACTCTTCCCCCAGCCACGGGGCAGGCTGCTCCATGCCCATGCCCATCCGCTCCACCTCAGCTGGGTCCACCCCCACCCACACGCCCCAGGACTGCCTTGCCGGGGTGGGGGGGGACGTGCTGGAGGCCTTCGCTCACG GTGTACCTAGAAATCTTCGTAATGATCTGTTGGTCGCTGCAGATTCAATCACAAACACCATGTCATCACTCGTCAAGGAACTCCACTCAG TAGATGATGCTGCAGAGGAAGAGGACAACAACATGAGGAACGGAGGCCTAAGGGACAGGG CCGAGGCAGAATGA
- the dtnbb gene encoding dystrobrevin, beta b isoform X14 → MIEEGSKRGKAMVEKRQLFMEMRAQNFDVIRLSTYRTACKLRFVQKRCNLHLVDVWNMIEAFRDSGLNTLDHNAEINVSRLETILSSIYYQLNKRLPTTHQINVEQSIGLLLNFMVATYDSEGHGKLTVFSMKSMLATMCGGKIVDKLRYIFSQISDSNGVMAFAKFDQFLREVLKLPTAVFEGPSFGYTEHSVRTCFPQQKKILLNTFLDILMADPPPQCLVWLPLMHRLANVENVFHPVECSYCRSESMMGFRYRCQQCHGYQLCQSCFWRGHANGPHSNQHQMKEHSSWKSPAKKLSHAISKSLGCVPIGEPPHPMFPEQSEKPQDTMAHTVVLESPSRLDEEHRLIARYAARLAAEAGNSTVSSSTVSSSTQCPPTDLSFNFDANKQQRQLIAELENKNRSLREILQEIQRLRLEHEQASQPTPEKAQQNPTLLAELRLLRHRKDELERRMSALQESRRELMVQLEGLMRLLKDEEQKQAAQTGGSPHSSPSHGAGCSMPMPIRSTSAGSTPTHTPQDCLAGVGGDVLEAFAHGVPRNLRNDLLVAADSITNTMSSLVKELHSVDDAAEEEDNNMRNGGLRDRAEAE, encoded by the exons ATGATAGAGGAGGGCAGTAAACGAGGCAAAGCGATGGTGGAGAAGAGACAACTCTTCATGGAGATGA gGGCACAAAACTTTGACGTCATCAGGCTGTCAACCTATAGGACGGCCTGCAAGCTAAGATTTGTGCAGAAGAGATGCAACC TTCACTTGGTGGATGTGTGGAACATGATTGAGGCGTTccgtgatagtggtctgaacacGCTGGACCACAACGCAGAGATCAACGTGTCTAGACTGGAGACTATCCTGTCCTCGATCTACTACCAGCTCAATAAGCGTCTGCCCACCACACACCAGATCAACGTAGAGCAGTCCATCGGCCTGCTGCTCAACTTCATGGTGGCCACATACGACAG tgaagGCCACGGGAAACTGACCGTTTTCTCGATGAAATCCATGTTGGCAACCATGTGTGGAGGGAAAATAGTGGACAAACTACGTT ATATCTTCTCCCAGATCTCTGACTCGAATGGTGTGATGGCCTTTGCTAAGTTTGACCAGTTTCTGAGGGAGGTTCTAAAGCTGCCCACAGCTGTGTTCGAGGGCCCGTCGTTTGGATACACAGAACACTCCGTACGGACATGCTTCCCTCAACAG AAGAAGATCTTGCTGAACACGTTTTTGGACATTTTGATGGCAGATCCTCCCCCCCAGTGCCTCGTGTGGCTACCTCTCATGCACCGGCTCGCTAATGTTGAAAATG TCTTCCATCCCGTGGAATGTTCCTATTGCCGGAGTGAAAGTATGATGGGGTTCCGTTACCGGTGCCAACAGTGCCATGGCTACCAACTCTGTCAGAGCTGCTTCTGGCGTGGCCATGCCAACGGTCCCCATAGCAACCAGCATCAAATGAAGGAGCACTCCTCTTGG AAGTCTCCGGCTAAAAAGCTGAGCCACGCCATCAGTAAGTCTCTAGGCTGTGTCCCCATTGGAGAGCCACCTCACCCAATGTTCCCTGAGCAGTCAGAGAAACCGCAGGACACCATGGCCCACACTGT tgtctTGGAGAGTCCCAGCAGGCTAGACGAGGAGCATCGTCTGATTGCTCGCTACGCAGCGCGCCTGGCAGCTGAGGCAGGCAACTCCACAGTGAGTAGCTCCACAGTGAGTAGCTCCAca CAATGTCCTCCAACAGATCTGAGTTTCAACTTTGATGCCAACAAACAACAGAGGCAGCTAATAGCAGAACTAGAGAACAAGAACAG GTCCCTCAGAGAGATCCTTCAGGAGATCCAGCGACTGCGTCTGGAGCATGAGCAGGCCTCCCAGCCCACCCCCGAGAAGGCCCAGCAAAACCCCACACTGCTGGCCGAACTCAGGCTCCTTAG GCACAGGAAGGATGAGCTGGAGAGGCGCATGTCAGCCCTACAGGAGAGCAGACGGGAACTGATGGTCCAGCTCGAGGGACTGATGAGGCTACTCAAG GATGAGGAGCAGAAGCAGGCA GCCCAGACAGGAGGCTCACCCCACTCTTCCCCCAGCCACGGGGCAGGCTGCTCCATGCCCATGCCCATCCGCTCCACCTCAGCTGGGTCCACCCCCACCCACACGCCCCAGGACTGCCTTGCCGGGGTGGGGGGGGACGTGCTGGAGGCCTTCGCTCACG GTGTACCTAGAAATCTTCGTAATGATCTGTTGGTCGCTGCAGATTCAATCACAAACACCATGTCATCACTCGTCAAGGAACTCCACTCAG TAGATGATGCTGCAGAGGAAGAGGACAACAACATGAGGAACGGAGGCCTAAGGGACAGGG CCGAGGCAGAATGA